The following are encoded together in the Candidatus Bipolaricaulota bacterium genome:
- a CDS encoding winged helix-turn-helix transcriptional regulator has protein sequence MIWKLKLGVCIGTVLVTGIAVFLFVRLYSAAIEEVFQEKGASYAAALADTIGPWVESGDEGLVREAARLLLVGTSIYVQVYMDGTLIVDERDPGLEGIEMPPISTPPSGREIHMRADGGWDYVDVVIPYGSGYVRVGIDATPVALRTRNAALIGAGVALLFDLFILGAIHLVSRSGKKGAAERTTVEYGPLRIDDAARRVTLAGVPVPLPPKQYALLRLLASEPERVFTEEEILAAVWPDSPYADSKDIKQCVYLLRRRLGKEGGRIVVNVPGFGYKLAVSEDIDADLTGG, from the coding sequence ATGATTTGGAAACTGAAGCTCGGAGTCTGTATAGGTACGGTCCTAGTGACCGGGATCGCTGTCTTCCTGTTCGTGCGCTTATACTCTGCCGCGATCGAGGAGGTGTTCCAGGAGAAGGGTGCTTCTTACGCTGCGGCGTTGGCCGATACGATCGGGCCGTGGGTGGAGAGCGGAGATGAAGGGCTGGTGCGTGAGGCGGCCCGTCTCCTCCTCGTTGGGACGTCGATCTACGTCCAGGTCTACATGGATGGGACGCTCATCGTCGACGAGCGAGATCCCGGCTTGGAAGGGATCGAGATGCCCCCAATTTCAACTCCTCCGAGCGGAAGGGAGATCCACATGCGGGCGGATGGGGGCTGGGACTACGTCGACGTCGTAATCCCGTACGGGTCGGGCTACGTGCGCGTCGGGATCGACGCGACGCCGGTCGCGCTCCGGACGCGGAATGCGGCCTTGATCGGGGCTGGAGTAGCACTCCTGTTTGACCTGTTCATCCTTGGGGCCATTCACCTCGTCTCCCGCAGCGGAAAGAAGGGTGCAGCCGAAAGAACAACAGTGGAGTACGGGCCCCTACGGATCGACGATGCGGCCCGGCGAGTGACCCTGGCCGGTGTCCCTGTTCCTCTCCCGCCCAAGCAGTATGCCCTTCTCCGCCTCTTGGCGAGTGAGCCGGAACGGGTGTTCACGGAGGAGGAGATCCTCGCCGCGGTGTGGCCCGATTCCCCCTACGCCGATTCCAAGGACATCAAACAGTGCGTCTACCTCCTCCGCCGGCGGCTGGGGAAGGAAGGCGGGAGGATCGTGGTGAACGTCCCTGGTTTTGGATATAAGCTCGCCGTCTCCGAGGACATTGACGCGGATTTGACCGGCGGATGA